Genomic DNA from Roseburia intestinalis L1-82:
CCCCGCCAGCAATATTTCACAGAGCAATCCATACCGCTCTCTATTTAAAGTGCACTGCCTGTCTATTTCATTCCATAGTTCCGGATACCTTCTTGCGAGATCCACCAGAATCTCTGCCCCGTTATACATTTCTTCCGCTTTCTTCTGCTCTGTTATATAATTTTCCACTTTTACACTACTGTCATGCAGGCATTAATACTACACAAGTATCTTATGTCTGTCGATTTTTGTCAACTACATTTGATTTTTATTTTGATACTTTGATAATCAAAATATCTTGACATTCTTTTCATCATACTTTATATTTATTTTTGTTTGATAGTCAAACTATTTTATCCGGAGGGAAAAAAAATGAGTGTACGAATTATTGTTGATTCCGCATCTGATCTCACAAAGGAACGTGCGGATGCATTAAATCTTGATTATATGCCTTTAAAAACAATTTTTGGCGAAACGGAATATTTAGACGGTGTTACCATTTCCCATAAAGAATTTTATGAAAAACTGATCGAATGTGGAACAATCCCGACGACCAGCCAGGTATCTCCACATGATTTTGAAGCAAAATTCAAAGAAGTAAAAGAAGCCGGCGATACCGCCGTTGTGATCTGTCTGTCCTCTCTTTTATCCGGTACATACCAGAGTGCACACATTGCGCTTGATGGCTATGAGGACTGTATTACATTAGTTGACAGTTTAAATGTATGTCTGGGCGAACAGATCCTTGTCCTTTATGCCGTAAAGCTGCGCGATGAGGGGCTTTCTGCGAAAGAAATCGCCGAAAAACTCGAAGAGAAAAAGAAAGATGTCTGTGTCTTAGCCGTCTTTGATACCCTTGAGTATTTAAAACAGGGCGGACGCATCTCAAAGACTGCCGCTTGGGCGGGAAATATTTTATCCATCAAGCCTGTCATCGCCATTGAAAAAGGTGAGGTTGCGATCTTAGGAAAGGCCAGAGGATCGAAAAACGGAAATAACATCCTGATCCAGGAAGTGAAAAATAAAAACGGTATCGATTTTTCCATGCCGTATATGTTAGGCTACAGCGGGCTCGACGACTCACTGCTCCGGAAGTATATTGCGGACAGCGCAGATCTCTGGACCGGACAGACAAAAGAGCTGCCAATCAGCACGATTGGGAGTACGATCGGTACACATGCGGGACCGGGAGCCATCTGTGTGTCGTTTTTCCATAATGCTTAAGGCAGGAATCTCGTGTGTCAAAAGGTGGATTTTAGTTTTTTGTCTGTCAAATTACAACAAGCCGGGGTTGTTTTGTTCCGTTGTACGAAAATAACAAAATCTAAGCTTGCCTGAGTCAGATTTTCTCAGAGTGACGTGAACGGCGTTCAACGAGCCTTCCATGGCTCGTGAAGCCTTGTTCTGCCATCCGTGGCAGAACATCACTGTGAATAGACAGGCAGGCTAAGATTTTCTAATTTTCTTCCAAAGTCACAAAAGCATTCCCGGCTTGTTGCAATTTGACAACCACTAAGCTGTGAACCACCTTTTGACGCACAACTCCACGCTACAAATGCATTGTGTAAAGAACCCACCCTGCGGCAAGGTGCTTGCCGCAGGGTGGGTTCTTTGTATTCACAGCACAATTCTGCAATGATCCATTTTAGTATTCCGGTTCGATCAATCCGTATGTGTTGCCTTTTCTCTTGTATACAACGTTGACATCTTCGGTCTCAGCATTGATAAATACGAAGAAGTCATGTCCTAATAACTCCATCTGTACACATGCATCTTCCGGATACATCGGCTTCATATCGAACTTCTTAGAACGGATGATCTTGATCTCTTCATCATCGTCTGATGCTGCATCCAGGAAATCCTGTTTGAAAACGGATGCTGCGCTCTGCTGTTTCGTAACCAGTTTCGTTCTATATTTCTTTAACTGACGCTCAATAACCTCTTCTACCAGATCAATTGATACATACATATCATTGCTGACCTGTTCAGAACGAATATAGTTTCCTTTCATTGGAATCGTAACTTCCACTTTCTGGCGTTCCTTCTCTACGCTCAGTGTTACATAGACATCTGTGTCCGGAGTGAAGTATTTCTCTAATTTGTTTAACTTGTCCTCCACTGCATCTTTGATACCATCGGTTAATTCAATGTTTCTTCCTGTAATCTTGATTCTCATGATGTCCAACCCCTTTGCCGTTTATTTGATACAGATTTATATCATGGTTTTATTATAGCACTTTCCACAAATATTTCAATACAATATATCATTTTTTATATATTTTTCAGAATATTTATATTTTCCTGTAATATTCTTGTAAAAATGTGCATCATTCGCTGGCACGATCAATATTACACATTTAACAAGGGATGCAATGTCATAATGACTCGCCATTATGACATTGCATCCCTTATCATCTGTTCCGCTTTTTTTGCTTCCTCTTTGGTAAGCTGCGGTGTATCTTTTAACACATAATCCATGCCAAGATTATCATACTTGACCTTGCCAAGTGCATGATATGGCAGTACTTCCAATTTTTCCATATTGGAAAGTGTCTTTAGAAAGTGTCCGAGTTCCGTCAATTCTGCCTTCTCAAATGTGATGCCGGGAACAACGACATGACGGATCCACACCGGCTTTTTCTTCTGATCTAAATATCTTGCAAATGCCAGAATATTCTTATTTGAATGTCCGGTCAGTTTCCGGTGATCCTCGTCACGGATATGCTTAATGTCAAGCATTACAAGATCTGTGACATCAAGAAGCCTGTCTATTTTTTCCAGTGTGATATCTGATGTGGCTTCTCCATCCTCCGGAAATCCCGGGAACATAATACCAGACGTATCTAAACAGGTATGGATTCCGTGTGCCTTTGCCTTCGCAAACAGTTCCGTCAGAAAATCAATCTGAAGCATCGGCTCGCCACCGGTGGCGGTAATTCCGCCAGTCCGGTAAAACGAGGCAT
This window encodes:
- a CDS encoding DegV family protein, giving the protein MSVRIIVDSASDLTKERADALNLDYMPLKTIFGETEYLDGVTISHKEFYEKLIECGTIPTTSQVSPHDFEAKFKEVKEAGDTAVVICLSSLLSGTYQSAHIALDGYEDCITLVDSLNVCLGEQILVLYAVKLRDEGLSAKEIAEKLEEKKKDVCVLAVFDTLEYLKQGGRISKTAAWAGNILSIKPVIAIEKGEVAILGKARGSKNGNNILIQEVKNKNGIDFSMPYMLGYSGLDDSLLRKYIADSADLWTGQTKELPISTIGSTIGTHAGPGAICVSFFHNA
- the hpf gene encoding ribosome hibernation-promoting factor, HPF/YfiA family; its protein translation is MRIKITGRNIELTDGIKDAVEDKLNKLEKYFTPDTDVYVTLSVEKERQKVEVTIPMKGNYIRSEQVSNDMYVSIDLVEEVIERQLKKYRTKLVTKQQSAASVFKQDFLDAASDDDEEIKIIRSKKFDMKPMYPEDACVQMELLGHDFFVFINAETEDVNVVYKRKGNTYGLIEPEY
- the pflA gene encoding pyruvate formate-lyase-activating protein, giving the protein MGYIHSLESFGTVDGPGVRFVVFFEGCPMRCQYCHNPDTWVLTDGKQMEADEIIDRFLRNASFYRTGGITATGGEPMLQIDFLTELFAKAKAHGIHTCLDTSGIMFPGFPEDGEATSDITLEKIDRLLDVTDLVMLDIKHIRDEDHRKLTGHSNKNILAFARYLDQKKKPVWIRHVVVPGITFEKAELTELGHFLKTLSNMEKLEVLPYHALGKVKYDNLGMDYVLKDTPQLTKEEAKKAEQMIRDAMS